The Aeromicrobium yanjiei genome includes a region encoding these proteins:
- a CDS encoding alpha-hydroxy acid oxidase produces MNDFEARAAELLDEATYGYFAGGAGDEITLRDNVESWRRLVLAPRVLVGVKERDSSVTLLGRRRPHPFLVAPMAYQLGAHPDGEIGTATAAAATGATYVLSSQTTTDPREVARAMGEADRWMQLYVFQDRAVTDDLVQAAKDGGYEALVITVDFPTGGRRERDERSHHVLAHPTYAQLTKGPATPAERHAMHDPSLTWDDVAAIGEAGGLPVVLKGILNPADAERAVDAGVAGIIVSNHGGRQLDTVLSGADALGPVVEAVDGRIDVLVDGGIRRGWDAAKALALGADAVLVGRPVLWGLACEGAAGAQQVIQQLVDELDNALALLGCPRAEDLDASFLTRRG; encoded by the coding sequence GTGAACGACTTCGAGGCGCGGGCCGCCGAGCTGCTCGACGAGGCGACGTACGGCTACTTCGCGGGCGGGGCCGGCGACGAGATCACGCTGCGCGACAACGTCGAGTCGTGGCGCCGCCTGGTCCTGGCCCCCCGGGTGCTGGTCGGCGTCAAGGAGCGCGACAGCTCGGTGACCCTCCTGGGGCGCCGCCGCCCGCACCCGTTCCTCGTCGCCCCGATGGCCTATCAGCTCGGGGCGCACCCCGACGGCGAGATCGGCACGGCCACGGCGGCGGCGGCGACCGGCGCGACGTACGTCCTGTCGTCGCAGACCACGACGGACCCGCGCGAGGTGGCCCGGGCGATGGGCGAGGCCGATCGGTGGATGCAGCTGTACGTCTTCCAGGATCGTGCCGTCACCGACGACCTCGTCCAGGCGGCGAAGGACGGCGGCTACGAGGCGCTGGTCATCACGGTCGACTTCCCGACCGGGGGTCGCCGTGAGCGGGACGAGCGCTCGCACCACGTCCTCGCCCACCCCACCTATGCGCAGCTGACGAAGGGCCCCGCGACACCGGCCGAGCGGCACGCGATGCACGATCCGTCACTGACCTGGGACGACGTCGCAGCGATCGGCGAGGCCGGAGGGCTGCCGGTCGTGCTGAAGGGAATCCTCAACCCGGCCGATGCCGAGCGGGCGGTCGACGCCGGTGTCGCGGGCATCATCGTCTCCAACCACGGCGGACGCCAGCTCGACACCGTGCTGTCGGGAGCAGATGCGCTCGGCCCGGTCGTCGAGGCGGTCGACGGACGCATCGACGTGCTCGTCGACGGCGGGATCCGCCGGGGCTGGGACGCAGCCAAGGCACTCGCGCTCGGCGCGGACGCCGTGCTGGTCGGGCGACCCGTGCTGTGGGGTCTGGCCTGCGAGGGGGCGGCCGGTGCGCAGCAGGTGATCCAGCAGCTCGTGGACGAGCTGGACAATGCGCTCGCGCTCCTCGGCTGCCCGCGTGCGGAAGACCTGGACGCGAGCTTCCTCACCCGCCGGGGCTGA
- a CDS encoding SCO4848 family membrane protein gives MISKNAARFLVLAGLFNIVVWPRFAKAIVDDDRAWAGEHWHSEPQAFFWVHAVLITSAIAIGLGVLVVGLRAHRSASR, from the coding sequence GTGATCTCGAAGAATGCTGCTCGGTTCCTGGTGCTCGCAGGCCTGTTCAACATCGTGGTCTGGCCCCGGTTCGCCAAGGCGATCGTGGACGACGACCGTGCCTGGGCCGGGGAGCACTGGCACAGCGAGCCGCAGGCGTTCTTCTGGGTCCACGCGGTGCTGATCACGAGCGCGATCGCGATCGGGCTGGGCGTCCTGGTCGTGGGCCTGCGCGCTCACCGCTCCGCCAGCCGCTGA
- a CDS encoding NADPH-dependent 2,4-dienoyl-CoA reductase, with protein MTPYPHLLEPLDLGHTTLRNRVVMGSMHTGLEDRAKHLPELAAYFGERAAGGVALSVTGGYAPNWHGWLLPFGSQMTSRRFADKHRIVTDAVHEHDGKIVMQLLHAGRYGYHPFKRAASAIPSPITPFGKPRAMTTKEVDRTVDDFAASARLARRAGYDGVEIMGSEGYLINQMLTARTNDRTDRWGGSAENRMRFPVEIVERVREAAGEDFIVMYRMSLLDLVDDAQSWEETVELATKLQTAGVSIINTGIGWHEARIPTIVTSVPRAAFAWVTAKLRSEVSVPVVASNRINTPEVAEEILASGQADLVSMARPLLADPFFVVKAAEDRADEINTCIACNQACLDHTFVNKRASCMVNPRAGHETQLVLTPTRTVKHIAVVGAGPAGLAAATELSGRGHTVELFEALPEVGGQFRLAMQIPGKEEFRETIRYYSRRLEVAGVKIHLGTRVGVTDLAGFDEIVLATGVEPRVPAIPGVDHPSVVDYQDVIRGTVPVGRTVAVVGAGGIGFDVSEFLLHEPDESLDDWMLRWGVTDPALERGGLTTKVAAPPRREVFLLQRKTTDLGKGLGKTSGWVHRQTLKDSGVQMLKGVTYDRIDDAGLHITVATGKDTSETRVLDVDTIVLCTGQESVRDLVEPLEALGTPVHVIGGADVAAELDAKRAIKQATELAARL; from the coding sequence ATGACCCCCTATCCGCACCTGCTCGAGCCGCTCGACCTCGGCCACACGACCCTGCGCAACCGCGTGGTCATGGGCTCGATGCACACCGGCCTGGAGGACCGCGCCAAGCACCTGCCCGAGCTCGCGGCGTACTTCGGTGAGCGCGCAGCGGGCGGGGTGGCCCTGTCCGTGACCGGCGGCTACGCCCCCAACTGGCACGGCTGGCTGCTGCCGTTCGGCTCCCAGATGACGTCGCGGCGGTTCGCCGACAAGCACCGCATCGTGACCGATGCGGTGCACGAGCACGACGGCAAGATCGTGATGCAGCTGCTGCACGCTGGCCGCTACGGCTACCACCCGTTCAAGCGTGCCGCCTCGGCGATCCCCTCGCCGATCACCCCGTTCGGCAAGCCGAGGGCGATGACGACCAAGGAGGTCGACCGGACGGTCGACGACTTCGCGGCGTCCGCCCGGCTCGCTCGCCGGGCCGGCTACGACGGCGTCGAGATCATGGGTTCCGAGGGATACCTCATCAACCAGATGCTCACGGCCCGCACGAACGACCGGACCGACCGATGGGGCGGCAGCGCCGAGAACCGGATGCGTTTCCCGGTCGAGATCGTCGAGCGGGTCCGCGAGGCCGCCGGCGAGGACTTCATCGTGATGTACCGGATGTCGCTGCTCGACCTCGTCGACGACGCGCAGAGCTGGGAGGAGACCGTCGAGCTGGCCACGAAGCTGCAGACCGCCGGCGTCTCGATCATCAACACCGGCATCGGCTGGCACGAGGCGCGCATCCCTACGATCGTCACGTCCGTGCCGCGGGCGGCGTTCGCGTGGGTCACCGCCAAGCTGCGGTCCGAGGTCTCGGTGCCGGTCGTGGCCTCCAACCGCATCAACACCCCCGAGGTCGCCGAGGAGATCCTCGCGTCGGGCCAGGCCGATCTGGTGTCGATGGCCAGGCCGCTGCTCGCCGATCCGTTCTTCGTCGTCAAGGCCGCCGAGGACCGCGCCGACGAGATCAACACGTGCATCGCGTGCAACCAGGCCTGCCTCGACCACACGTTCGTCAACAAGCGGGCCAGCTGCATGGTCAACCCGCGGGCGGGCCACGAGACGCAGCTGGTGCTCACCCCGACGCGGACGGTCAAGCACATCGCCGTCGTCGGGGCCGGCCCCGCCGGGCTCGCCGCCGCGACCGAGCTGTCCGGTCGCGGACACACGGTCGAGCTGTTCGAGGCGCTGCCGGAGGTCGGCGGCCAGTTCCGGCTCGCGATGCAGATCCCCGGCAAGGAGGAGTTCCGCGAGACGATCCGCTACTACTCGCGCCGACTCGAGGTCGCAGGCGTCAAGATCCATCTCGGCACGCGCGTCGGTGTCACGGACCTCGCAGGCTTCGACGAGATCGTCCTGGCCACGGGCGTCGAGCCACGGGTGCCGGCGATCCCGGGCGTCGATCATCCCTCCGTCGTGGACTACCAGGACGTCATCCGCGGCACCGTGCCGGTCGGCCGCACCGTGGCAGTGGTCGGCGCCGGCGGCATCGGCTTCGACGTCTCCGAGTTCCTGCTGCACGAGCCCGACGAGTCGCTCGACGACTGGATGCTGCGCTGGGGAGTCACGGATCCCGCGCTCGAGCGCGGGGGTCTCACCACGAAGGTCGCGGCGCCGCCTCGGCGCGAGGTGTTCCTGCTGCAGCGCAAGACGACCGACCTGGGCAAGGGCCTCGGCAAGACGTCCGGCTGGGTGCACCGCCAGACCTTGAAGGACTCGGGCGTCCAGATGCTCAAGGGCGTCACGTACGACCGGATCGACGACGCCGGCCTGCACATCACCGTCGCGACCGGCAAGGACACCAGCGAGACGCGCGTCCTCGACGTGGACACGATCGTGCTGTGCACGGGGCAGGAGTCCGTGCGCGATCTCGTCGAGCCGCTCGAGGCCCTCGGCACGCCCGTGCACGTGATCGGCGGCGCCGACGTCGCCGCCGAGCTCGACGCCAAGCGTGCGATCAAGCAAGCCACCGAGCTCGCCGCCCGCCTCTGA
- a CDS encoding NAD-dependent protein deacetylase: MPDQLMDVLGDRRLLVLTGAGVSTDSGIPDYRGPGSPVRTPMTYQEFIREPEARQRYWARAHVGWSRMKTAEPNTSHLLLAQLAQEGRLTGLITQNVDGLHTRAGHPDVIDLHGRIDRVICLDCGRTTSRAGLHERLAALNPGYEERIGEIAPDGDVVLDDTGDFRVAPCLACGGRLKPDVVFFGENVPKDRVARCYALVEEAEALVVLGSSLQVMSGLRFVRAARKRNIPVAIVNRGATRGDDLATLKLDAGCAETLSAAQLSWRSRTVSGSEASSRSTSSPISSATSVTT, from the coding sequence ATGCCCGATCAGCTCATGGACGTCCTCGGCGACCGGCGCTTGCTGGTCCTCACCGGGGCAGGGGTGTCCACCGACTCCGGCATCCCCGACTACCGCGGACCGGGGTCGCCGGTCCGCACCCCGATGACCTACCAGGAGTTCATCCGCGAGCCCGAGGCTCGCCAGCGCTACTGGGCGCGGGCGCACGTCGGCTGGAGCCGCATGAAGACGGCCGAGCCCAACACCAGCCACCTGCTGCTGGCCCAGCTCGCACAAGAGGGCCGGCTGACGGGACTCATCACGCAGAACGTCGACGGGCTCCACACCCGCGCGGGCCACCCCGACGTGATCGACCTGCACGGACGCATCGACCGGGTGATCTGCCTCGACTGCGGACGGACCACCTCGCGCGCCGGGCTCCACGAACGCCTCGCAGCGCTCAACCCCGGCTACGAGGAGCGCATCGGCGAGATCGCCCCCGACGGTGACGTCGTGCTCGACGACACAGGCGACTTCCGGGTGGCCCCCTGCCTCGCGTGCGGGGGACGGCTCAAGCCCGACGTGGTGTTCTTCGGCGAGAACGTCCCGAAGGACCGCGTGGCTCGCTGCTACGCGCTCGTCGAGGAGGCCGAGGCGCTGGTCGTGCTCGGATCGTCACTGCAGGTCATGTCGGGCCTGCGGTTCGTGCGCGCCGCCCGCAAGCGCAACATCCCGGTCGCGATCGTCAACCGCGGCGCGACCCGCGGCGACGACCTCGCGACGCTCAAGCTCGACGCAGGATGCGCCGAGACGCTGTCGGCGGCTCAGCTGAGCTGGCGCAGCCGAACCGTTTCGGGCAGCGAGGCGAGCTCGCGCAGCACGTCCTCGCCGATCTCGTCCGCGACGTCGGTCACGACGTAG
- a CDS encoding FAD-dependent oxidoreductase yields MEIYDSLVIGAGQAGLSASYHLARRGIRHVVLDADDRPGGAWQHRWDALTMHDVHGVADLPGAEIPPDTGRERANRFVPAYFADYEQRFGLPVVRPVAVSRVRDDDGLLVVEADAGSWTTRTLVNATGTWSRPFVPHYPGIETFLGEQLHASDYPGPDHFLGKRVVVVGGGASAVQFLGALAPITETVWVTRREPVWLDHDFTPEVGRAVVAKVEERVRQGLPPRSVVSVTGLRLREQEREAERLGAYADRRPMFASIEPHGVRWGDGSFEPADVILWATGFRPAIEHLAPLRLRSPLGGIQLDGTTAVADPRVQMVGYGPSASTIGANRAGRTAARGVADRLRAAAAVSPGG; encoded by the coding sequence CGTCCTCGACGCGGACGACCGTCCCGGCGGCGCATGGCAGCACCGCTGGGACGCCCTGACGATGCACGACGTGCACGGGGTCGCCGACCTGCCGGGCGCCGAGATCCCGCCCGACACGGGCCGGGAACGGGCCAACCGGTTCGTCCCCGCGTACTTCGCGGACTACGAGCAGCGCTTCGGGCTCCCGGTCGTGCGGCCGGTCGCGGTGTCGCGGGTCCGCGACGACGACGGCCTGCTGGTCGTCGAGGCGGACGCGGGCTCGTGGACGACCCGCACCCTGGTCAACGCGACCGGCACGTGGAGCCGGCCGTTCGTCCCGCACTACCCGGGCATCGAGACGTTCCTCGGCGAGCAGCTGCACGCCTCGGACTACCCCGGCCCCGACCACTTCCTCGGCAAGCGCGTGGTGGTGGTCGGCGGTGGCGCGTCGGCCGTGCAGTTCCTCGGCGCGCTGGCCCCGATCACCGAGACCGTCTGGGTCACGCGTCGCGAGCCGGTGTGGCTCGACCACGACTTCACGCCCGAGGTGGGCCGGGCCGTCGTCGCGAAGGTCGAGGAGCGCGTACGCCAGGGGCTGCCGCCGCGGAGCGTCGTCAGCGTGACGGGTCTGCGGCTGCGCGAGCAGGAGCGCGAGGCCGAACGCCTCGGCGCGTACGCCGACCGCCGCCCGATGTTCGCCTCGATCGAGCCCCACGGGGTGCGGTGGGGCGACGGCTCGTTCGAGCCCGCGGACGTGATCCTGTGGGCGACGGGATTCCGCCCGGCGATCGAGCACCTGGCCCCGTTGCGCCTGCGCAGCCCTCTCGGTGGCATCCAGCTCGACGGGACCACCGCCGTGGCCGATCCCCGCGTCCAGATGGTCGGCTACGGCCCCTCCGCCAGCACGATCGGTGCCAACCGGGCCGGGCGCACCGCCGCGCGGGGGGTCGCCGACCGGCTCCGGGCGGCCGCGGCGGTCAGCCCCGGCGGGTGA
- a CDS encoding nuclear transport factor 2 family protein → MNEFRVAVEAGDFAALGDLLADDVVFRSPVAFTPYEGRPIVAAILRGVGRVFTDFRYVRELEDADGQGSALVFETYVDGTSVNGIDLIRLDGEGRIAELTVMVRPLSAANALATAMAAEFTQIQAEAAAAMSGETA, encoded by the coding sequence ATGAATGAGTTCCGCGTCGCTGTCGAGGCCGGCGACTTCGCCGCACTCGGCGACCTGCTGGCCGACGACGTCGTGTTCCGCAGCCCCGTGGCCTTCACCCCCTACGAGGGCAGACCGATCGTGGCCGCGATCCTGCGCGGCGTGGGCCGGGTCTTCACCGACTTCCGCTACGTCCGCGAGCTCGAGGACGCCGACGGACAGGGCTCGGCGCTGGTCTTCGAGACGTACGTCGACGGAACGAGCGTCAACGGCATCGACCTGATCCGGCTGGACGGCGAGGGCAGGATCGCAGAGCTCACCGTGATGGTCCGACCCCTGTCGGCCGCCAACGCGCTGGCCACGGCCATGGCCGCCGAGTTCACCCAGATCCAGGCCGAGGCCGCGGCCGCGATGAGCGGAGAGACCGCATGA
- a CDS encoding amino acid ABC transporter permease — MSPSPRQLEREQYRRRRTLRRGAVAAVSTIVVLGGLALAVTQSPGWSNVRRTFFDLAQAKDSLPGIAQSFWLNIRLFLVIEVLVLLLGVLIAIIRVVPAPALAPIKVLAVLYTDIFRGTPTLLVVLLVGFGLPALQLTGVPTSLFWLGVIALTLSYGAYVAEVIRAGILSIHPTQWASGRALGLSYGVTMRKIVLPQAIRRVGPALLNDFVSLQKDTALLATIGLVEALRSAQVDQSRTFNFTPYVVAALFFIAATIPLARITDYLTVRSLRRENGLVT, encoded by the coding sequence GTGAGTCCCAGCCCACGGCAGCTCGAGCGCGAGCAGTACCGCCGCCGCCGCACCCTTCGCCGGGGTGCGGTGGCGGCGGTCTCGACGATCGTCGTGCTCGGCGGTCTGGCCCTCGCCGTGACGCAGTCGCCGGGCTGGTCGAATGTCCGGCGGACCTTCTTCGACCTCGCGCAGGCCAAGGACTCCTTGCCCGGCATCGCGCAGTCGTTCTGGCTCAACATCCGGCTGTTCCTCGTGATCGAGGTGCTGGTGCTGCTGCTCGGCGTCCTCATCGCGATCATCAGGGTCGTCCCGGCGCCCGCGCTCGCGCCGATCAAGGTCCTGGCGGTCCTCTACACCGACATCTTCCGCGGCACGCCGACCCTCCTCGTGGTGCTGCTCGTGGGATTCGGCCTGCCCGCCCTTCAGCTCACTGGTGTGCCGACCAGCTTGTTCTGGCTCGGCGTCATCGCCCTGACCCTGAGCTACGGCGCGTACGTCGCCGAGGTCATCCGGGCCGGCATCTTGTCGATCCACCCGACCCAGTGGGCCAGCGGTCGCGCGCTCGGCCTCTCGTACGGCGTGACGATGCGCAAGATCGTGCTGCCGCAGGCGATCCGGCGGGTCGGTCCGGCCCTGCTCAACGACTTCGTGTCGCTGCAGAAGGACACCGCCCTGCTCGCGACGATCGGGCTGGTCGAGGCCCTGCGCTCGGCGCAGGTCGACCAGAGCCGCACGTTCAACTTCACGCCGTACGTCGTCGCGGCCCTGTTCTTCATCGCCGCGACGATCCCGCTCGCCCGGATCACCGACTACCTGACGGTGCGCTCGCTGCGCCGCGAGAACGGACTGGTGACATGA
- a CDS encoding amino acid ABC transporter ATP-binding protein yields the protein MTPPLLRAEAVRKSFGTNEVLKGIDLHVAEGEVICLIGASGSGKSTLLRCLNLLEQVDDGDIWLDDQEITDPRIDEDEVRRQIGIVFQAYNLFPHLSVERNITLGPTEAGGVSALDAKARAAELLARVGLAEKAKAYPDALSGGQQQRVALVRAIAMRPRLLLLDEITSALDPMLVGEVLDVIRELRRDGMTIVMATHEMTFAREISDRIVFMADGLVEESGPPEQIFTAPRSPRTAEFLARHRS from the coding sequence ATGACGCCGCCGCTGCTGAGAGCCGAGGCCGTCCGCAAGTCGTTCGGGACGAACGAGGTGCTCAAGGGCATCGACCTGCACGTCGCCGAGGGCGAGGTCATCTGCCTCATCGGCGCCTCGGGGTCGGGCAAGTCCACGCTGCTGCGCTGCCTGAACCTGCTCGAGCAGGTCGACGACGGAGACATCTGGCTGGACGACCAGGAGATCACCGATCCGCGCATCGACGAGGACGAGGTCCGCCGCCAGATCGGCATCGTGTTCCAGGCGTACAACCTGTTCCCGCACCTCTCGGTCGAGCGCAACATCACCCTCGGCCCGACGGAGGCCGGCGGCGTCTCAGCCCTGGACGCCAAGGCGAGGGCCGCTGAGCTGCTCGCGCGCGTGGGCCTGGCCGAGAAGGCCAAGGCATATCCCGATGCGCTGTCCGGTGGGCAGCAGCAGCGGGTCGCCCTCGTGCGCGCGATCGCGATGCGACCGAGGCTCCTGCTGCTGGACGAGATCACCTCGGCGCTCGACCCGATGCTGGTCGGTGAGGTGCTCGACGTGATCCGTGAGCTGCGCCGCGACGGGATGACGATCGTCATGGCCACGCACGAGATGACCTTCGCGCGGGAGATCTCCGACCGGATCGTCTTCATGGCGGACGGGTTGGTCGAGGAGTCCGGACCGCCCGAGCAGATCTTCACCGCGCCGAGGAGCCCACGGACCGCCGAGTTCCTGGCCCGCCATCGCAGCTGA
- a CDS encoding DUF1697 domain-containing protein produces the protein MSTRIVLLRAVNVGGAQLPMADLRAIATDLGAGDVSTYIASGNLLADVPDEPETFDRALERAVEERFGFFREVISRTPAQVAAALEAHPFEVLEPKFSYVSFLAGEPTAEAISKAETYETGDDRWQVIGTEMHIRYADGAGRPQMKANSIGRALRVPGTARNLNTVRKLLDLAG, from the coding sequence GTGAGCACTCGCATCGTCCTGCTGCGCGCCGTGAACGTCGGTGGCGCGCAGCTGCCGATGGCCGATCTGCGGGCGATCGCGACCGACCTCGGGGCGGGCGACGTGTCGACGTACATCGCCTCGGGCAACCTGCTCGCCGACGTCCCGGACGAGCCCGAGACGTTCGACCGGGCGCTCGAGCGGGCCGTCGAGGAGCGCTTCGGCTTCTTCCGCGAGGTGATCTCGCGGACGCCCGCGCAGGTCGCCGCCGCGCTGGAGGCGCACCCGTTCGAGGTGCTCGAGCCGAAGTTCTCCTACGTCTCGTTCCTGGCGGGCGAACCGACCGCCGAGGCGATCTCGAAGGCCGAGACGTACGAGACCGGCGACGACCGCTGGCAGGTCATCGGCACCGAGATGCACATCCGCTACGCCGACGGCGCCGGCCGCCCGCAGATGAAGGCCAACTCGATCGGCCGCGCGCTCCGGGTGCCCGGCACGGCCCGCAACCTCAACACCGTGCGCAAGCTCCTCGACCTCGCGGGCTGA
- the serA gene encoding phosphoglycerate dehydrogenase: MTTTAPFPTARLEDGDVRVLLLENIHTDGADFLRGKGFQVETRDGALGEDDLIEAIQGVHLLGIRSTTYITEKVLAAAPDLLAIGAFCIGTNQIDLTATTRQGVAVFNAPYSNTRSVVELAIAEIISLARRLHEKSTDMHAGVWNKSAAGSHEIRGRTLGIIGYGNIGSQLSVIAEALGLSVVFYDIDDKLALGNAKRCSTLEELLAVSDVVTLHVDGRPGNAGLFGAEEMAQMKPRSLFLNLSRGIAVDTAALRENLESGHIAGAAVDVFPIEPKRQGDAFDSDLRGLKNVILTPHVGGSTEEAQQDIGRFVASKLRSYASYGGTSLSVNMPELNLPADGSKHRLALVHRNAPGVLATINGLLGEHGVNIEAQSLSTRGEIGYVVTDVADEIGEDVLRELASLPETVRLRQLS; the protein is encoded by the coding sequence ATGACGACCACAGCTCCGTTCCCCACTGCACGGCTCGAGGACGGCGACGTGCGCGTCCTGCTGCTCGAGAACATCCACACCGACGGTGCGGACTTCTTGCGTGGCAAGGGCTTCCAGGTCGAGACCCGCGACGGCGCCCTGGGCGAGGACGACCTGATCGAGGCGATCCAGGGCGTCCACCTGCTCGGCATCCGCTCGACGACGTACATCACCGAGAAGGTCCTCGCCGCGGCTCCCGACCTGCTCGCGATCGGTGCGTTCTGCATCGGCACCAACCAGATCGACCTCACCGCCACGACCCGCCAGGGCGTCGCGGTGTTCAACGCGCCCTACTCCAACACCCGCAGCGTGGTCGAGCTCGCGATCGCCGAGATCATCTCGCTCGCGCGCCGCCTGCACGAGAAGTCGACCGACATGCACGCGGGTGTGTGGAACAAGTCCGCTGCCGGTAGCCACGAGATCCGCGGACGTACGCTCGGCATCATCGGCTACGGCAACATCGGCAGCCAGCTCTCGGTCATCGCCGAGGCGCTGGGTCTGTCGGTCGTCTTCTACGACATCGACGACAAGCTCGCCCTCGGCAACGCCAAGCGCTGCTCGACCCTCGAGGAGCTGCTCGCGGTCTCGGACGTCGTCACGCTGCACGTCGACGGCCGTCCTGGCAACGCAGGACTGTTCGGCGCCGAGGAGATGGCGCAGATGAAGCCGCGCTCGCTGTTCCTCAACCTGTCGCGCGGCATCGCCGTCGACACCGCCGCGCTGCGGGAGAACCTCGAGTCCGGCCACATCGCGGGCGCCGCGGTCGACGTCTTCCCGATCGAGCCCAAGCGCCAGGGCGATGCGTTCGACTCGGACCTGCGCGGTCTCAAGAACGTCATCCTGACCCCCCACGTGGGTGGCTCGACCGAGGAGGCGCAGCAGGACATCGGGCGCTTCGTGGCCTCCAAGCTGCGGTCCTACGCGTCGTACGGCGGCACGTCGCTGAGCGTGAACATGCCCGAGCTCAACCTGCCGGCCGATGGGTCCAAGCACCGCCTGGCCCTCGTGCACCGCAATGCGCCGGGCGTCCTCGCGACGATCAACGGCCTGCTCGGCGAGCACGGCGTCAACATCGAGGCCCAGTCCCTGTCGACCCGCGGCGAGATCGGCTACGTCGTGACCGACGTCGCGGACGAGATCGGCGAGGACGTGCTGCGCGAGCTCGCCTCGCTGCCCGAAACGGTTCGGCTGCGCCAGCTCAGCTGA
- a CDS encoding PadR family transcriptional regulator yields the protein MALEHAILVSLAERSASGYDLARRFDASIGHFWKASHQQIYKVLGRMEGDGWVTSEVVPQDGRPDKKVYVITDVGREELARFTTTSTPVEPLRSAFAVKLRALPFGDADAIRQDVRVRRSAHEQQLAYYAESAARFYPDPDHLADDELGGWLVLRGGILAEEAGIAWCDEILQRLAER from the coding sequence ATGGCCCTCGAGCACGCGATCCTCGTCTCCCTCGCGGAGCGGTCCGCCTCGGGCTATGACCTGGCCCGCCGCTTCGACGCGTCGATCGGCCACTTCTGGAAGGCCAGCCACCAGCAGATCTACAAGGTGCTGGGACGGATGGAGGGCGACGGCTGGGTCACGTCCGAGGTCGTCCCGCAGGACGGCCGTCCGGACAAGAAGGTCTACGTCATCACCGACGTGGGGCGCGAGGAGCTGGCCCGGTTCACCACCACGTCGACGCCCGTCGAGCCGCTGCGCAGCGCGTTCGCGGTCAAGCTGCGCGCCCTGCCGTTCGGTGACGCCGACGCGATCCGGCAGGACGTCCGGGTGCGGCGCAGCGCGCACGAGCAGCAGCTCGCCTACTACGCCGAGAGCGCCGCCCGGTTCTATCCCGATCCCGACCACCTCGCCGACGACGAGCTCGGGGGCTGGCTCGTGCTGCGCGGCGGCATCCTGGCCGAGGAGGCCGGCATCGCGTGGTGCGACGAGATCCTTCAGCGGCTGGCGGAGCGGTGA
- a CDS encoding ABC transporter substrate-binding protein, with protein sequence MKISPSGGLTAIAALALALTAACAPADSDGDSNDASTSAASSLADCQVDDLPLLKDGTLTVATDDPAFDPWFSDDDPSNGKGFESAVAYAVADKLGFAKDDVTWVKAGFNQVIQPGKKNFDFDINQFSISEDRKKAVDFSSPYYAAAQAIITLDSSPFKDAKTLDELKDAKLGAQVGTTSLQAVNEQIKPSTKALVYDDTTKAVQALQNKQVDAIVADLPSAYYLTAAEIDGGTIVGQFQPETGDQEEFGLLLAKGSKLTPCVSAAVDALADDGTLKQLEDEWLDQATDVPELK encoded by the coding sequence ATGAAGATCTCCCCCTCCGGCGGACTCACCGCCATCGCCGCGCTGGCCCTCGCGCTGACCGCGGCCTGCGCTCCCGCCGACTCCGACGGCGACTCGAACGACGCCAGCACCTCGGCCGCCTCGTCCCTCGCGGACTGCCAGGTCGATGACCTCCCGCTCCTCAAGGACGGCACCCTGACCGTCGCGACCGACGACCCCGCGTTCGACCCCTGGTTCAGCGACGACGACCCCAGCAACGGCAAGGGCTTCGAGTCCGCCGTGGCGTACGCGGTCGCCGACAAGCTCGGCTTCGCCAAGGACGACGTGACGTGGGTCAAGGCGGGCTTCAACCAGGTCATCCAGCCCGGCAAGAAGAACTTCGACTTCGACATCAACCAGTTCTCGATCTCCGAGGACCGCAAGAAGGCCGTCGACTTCTCCAGCCCGTACTACGCCGCCGCGCAGGCGATCATCACGCTCGACTCCTCGCCGTTCAAGGACGCCAAGACCCTCGACGAGCTCAAGGACGCCAAGCTCGGCGCCCAGGTCGGCACGACATCGCTCCAGGCGGTCAACGAGCAGATCAAGCCGTCCACGAAGGCGCTGGTCTACGACGACACGACCAAGGCCGTCCAGGCGCTGCAGAACAAGCAGGTCGACGCGATCGTCGCCGACCTGCCCTCGGCGTACTACCTCACCGCCGCCGAGATCGACGGCGGCACGATCGTCGGTCAGTTCCAGCCCGAGACCGGTGACCAGGAGGAGTTCGGCCTGCTGCTCGCCAAGGGCAGCAAGCTCACCCCGTGCGTCAGCGCCGCTGTCGACGCGCTCGCGGACGACGGCACGTTGAAGCAGCTCGAGGACGAGTGGCTCGACCAGGCCACGGACGTCCCCGAGCTGAAGTGA